In the genome of Holophagales bacterium, the window AACCGGGGCGTTCCCGGCCCAGAAGATGGTCTGGTTCTCGGCCACTTCGTCGTGGGGGCGCGCCCCGAGCGGGGCGAGGCGGGCGGAGAGCTCGGGCGGGAGCGTTTCGCGCAGGGACGCGTAGTCGACGCCCTCGCGGTAGACGACGACGATGCGGTGGTCGGCGACGATCTCGCGCCACTCGCGCCAGGTGCCGAGGCCGGCCATCGAGTCGGACCCGACGACGAGGAGGACCTCGCTCTCGGGGTGGTTGGCGCGGACGTGCCGGAGGGTCTCGACGGTGTAGGTGGTGCCGCCGCGCGAGGCCTCGAAGTCGGAGAGGACGAGGTGCGGGTACGCCTCGAGGGCGAGGGCGCACATGGCGAAGCGGTGGAACGCCGAGGCCGACGGCCCCAGCGGCTTGTGGGGCGGTGCGAAGGCGGGGACGTAGAGGATCTCGTCCAGGCCGGTGGCGGCGCGGGCTTCCTCGACGGGGAGAAGGTGGCCGAGGTGGATGGGGTCGAAGGAGCCACCGTAGATGCCGAGGAGATGCGTGCGGTGCAGCATCGGGCGTCTACCGCTCTACCCTTCGGCGGGCGGGAGGATCGACTCGACGGGCAGGACGGGGACGGGTTTGGCGTGCATCGCCTCGAGCCGGCTTCCGAGCCAGGTGACGAGGGCGTCGAGGCCCTTGTGGGCCGCGCCCGAGATGGCGAAGAAGCGCAGCCCGCGGCGCTCGGCGGCGGCCTTCATGGCGGCGATCTGCTCTTCGGAGGCGATCTCGATCTTGTTGGCGCAGAGGACGCGCTCGCGCGCGGCCAGCTCGGGGGCGAAGGCCTGGAGCTCGCCCTCGATGATGGAGACGGCTTTCTCGGCGGCGGCGTCGGGGTCTTCGGGGTCGAGGGCCGCGGTGTCGACGAGGTGGCAGAGGAGGCGCGAGCGCTCGACGTGCCTGAGGAAGCGGATGCCGAGGCCGTGGCCTTCGCTGGCCCCCTCGATGAGGCCGGGGACGTCGGCGGCGACGAAGGTCTTGAAGCGCTCCCACGAGACGACGCCGAGGTTGGGGACGAGCGTCGTGAAGGGGTAGTCGGCGATCTTCGGGCGCGCGGCCGAGATGGCGGCGATGAGGGTGGACTTGCCGGCGTTCGGGAAGCCGACGAGGGCGACGTCGGCGAGGAGCTTCAGCTCGAGGGCGAGGGCACGCCGTTCGCCCTCGCCGCCGGGGTCGGCGCGGCGGGGCGTGCGGTGCGACGGCGTGGCGAAGTGCTGGTTGCCGCGCCCGCCCTTTCCGCCCTGGACGACGACGAAGGACTGCTCGTGCTCGGCGAGGTCGGCGAGGACTTCGCCCGAGTCGGCGTCCTTGATGACGGTGCCGACGGGGACGGTGATGTCGACGTCGAAGCCCTTCTTGCCCTTGCAGTTCGAGCCCATGCCGTGCTGACCGCGGCCGGCCGCGAAACGCTTCTTGAAGCGGAAGGGGTAGAGGGTGTTGAAGTTCTCGTCGGCGTGGAAGCGGACGCTGCCGCCGTCTCCCCCGTCGCCGCCGTTCGGGCCGCCGTGAGGCTCGCCCTTCTCGCGGCGGAACGCGACACAGCCGTTGCCGCCATCGCCGGCCACGACCTGGATCGACGCCTCGTCGAGAAACATTTCCTAGAGACCCGCGCCGGAGGTTTCGGTTCGGGGCGCCGTGAAGGCGCCCCGGCCGGAATCAGCTGGCAGCAGGAGCCTCGGTGCTCGGGTGCGCGCCAGGCTTGACGCTGACGAAGCGGCCCAGGCGACCCTTGTCCTTGAAGTCGACGATGCCGTCGACCATCGCGAAGAGCGAGTCGTCCTTGGCGCGGCCGACGTTGTCGCCCGGCTTGAGCGGGGTGCCCCGCTGCCGGACGAGGATCGAGCCACCCGTGACCCACTGGCCCGCGAAACGCTTCACGCCGAGGCGCTGGGCGTTGGAGTCGCGGCCGTTGCGGGAGGAACCCTGACCTTTTTTGTGAGCCATAGCAGCGTCCTCGGGTGTCTCAGGCCGAGATCGAGTCGATCCGGACTTCGATGAGGTTCTGGCGGTGCCCGTGGGACCGCTGGTACCCCTTGCGCTTCTTCTTCTTGTAGACGATGAGCTTGGGGCCCCTCATCTCGCGCACGACGACGCCGTGAACGGCGGCGCCAGCGACGAGCGGAGAGCCGAGACGAAGGGTGTCCCCATCGCCGACGGCCAGGACCTCGGGCAGCTCGAGCGCATCGCCCTTGACGAAGGTCTTTTTCGGGAAACGCTCGATCTGGATGACGTCGCCCTTGGCGACCCTGACCTGCTTCCCACCAGTGCGGATAACGGCGTACATCGATTCCTCCCCCGACCTCGGGTCAAAAGGGCCGATGAACATACCGCCGCCCGCCCGGAATGTCAAAGCCCACGAGGAGGGCTGGGGGTCAGGTCTACCTTCTACACTCTACGCGGCCGCGTAGAGTGTAGAAGGTAGACCTGACCCCATTCGAGGAGGGGATAAGATTGCTGCAAGGCGGCAGAAGGAGGCTCTCGTGGTTCGTGCTTTTCGCGCGGTCTGTGTCGCTCTCGTGTCGCTGGCCCTCGACCTGCCGGCTTTCGGCGCCGGGAAGGTCGTCTTCTCGACGAAACCGATCGACCCGGCCGCTCCCGCCAGCCTGACGACGACGTTCAAGGCGGGCGAGAGGATCTACGCCCTCATGCAGTGGGAGAAGCCGCTGGCCGAGGTCTACCCGGGCAAGGA includes:
- the nadD gene encoding nicotinate (nicotinamide) nucleotide adenylyltransferase; the encoded protein is MLHRTHLLGIYGGSFDPIHLGHLLPVEEARAATGLDEILYVPAFAPPHKPLGPSASAFHRFAMCALALEAYPHLVLSDFEASRGGTTYTVETLRHVRANHPESEVLLVVGSDSMAGLGTWREWREIVADHRIVVVYREGVDYASLRETLPPELSARLAPLGARPHDEVAENQTIFWAGNAPVTISSTWIRSALPSVQSLSESLPPAVERYARRHRLYVAP
- the rplU gene encoding 50S ribosomal protein L21, with product MYAVIRTGGKQVRVAKGDVIQIERFPKKTFVKGDALELPEVLAVGDGDTLRLGSPLVAGAAVHGVVVREMRGPKLIVYKKKKRKGYQRSHGHRQNLIEVRIDSISA
- the rpmA gene encoding 50S ribosomal protein L27, translating into MAHKKGQGSSRNGRDSNAQRLGVKRFAGQWVTGGSILVRQRGTPLKPGDNVGRAKDDSLFAMVDGIVDFKDKGRLGRFVSVKPGAHPSTEAPAAS
- the obgE gene encoding GTPase ObgE; amino-acid sequence: MFLDEASIQVVAGDGGNGCVAFRREKGEPHGGPNGGDGGDGGSVRFHADENFNTLYPFRFKKRFAAGRGQHGMGSNCKGKKGFDVDITVPVGTVIKDADSGEVLADLAEHEQSFVVVQGGKGGRGNQHFATPSHRTPRRADPGGEGERRALALELKLLADVALVGFPNAGKSTLIAAISAARPKIADYPFTTLVPNLGVVSWERFKTFVAADVPGLIEGASEGHGLGIRFLRHVERSRLLCHLVDTAALDPEDPDAAAEKAVSIIEGELQAFAPELAARERVLCANKIEIASEEQIAAMKAAAERRGLRFFAISGAAHKGLDALVTWLGSRLEAMHAKPVPVLPVESILPPAEG